Proteins from one Salmo salar chromosome ssa07, Ssal_v3.1, whole genome shotgun sequence genomic window:
- the LOC106608593 gene encoding RNA-binding protein 4.1 isoform X1 — MVKIFIGNLASGTTQDELRTLFSEYGKISECDIVKNFGFVHMKDKAEAEEAIKNLHHYELNGAQMNVEMSRGRPKSTTKLHVSNIPEGCTNEELKTKFEAYGPVVEADIVKDYAFVHMESVDDAMEAISGLDNTAFQGKLMSVQLSTSRLRTVPGMGAQTGCYVCGKQGHWSKDCPNGGQNGGSYGDRDDRPGVAQ; from the exons ATGGTGAAAATCTTCATAGGCAATCTCGCCTCCGGCACCACGCAGGACGAGCTACGCACTCTCTTCTCCGAGTATGGAAAGATATCTGAGTGTGATATTGTCAAGAACTTTGGCTTTGTGCACATGAAGGACAAAGCCGAAGCGGAGGAGGCCATCAAGAACCTCCACCACTATGAGCTAAACGGGGCACAGATGAACGTGGAGATGAGCCGCGGCAGACCAAAGTCAACCACCAAGCTGCATGTCAGTAACATCCCAGAGGGTTGCACCAATGAGGAGCTGAAGACCAAGTTTGAGGCTTACGGCCCTGTAGTTGAGGCTGACATAGTGAAGGACTACGCCTTTGTCCACATGGAGTCTGTGGATGATGCCATGGAGGCCATCAGTGGGCTGGACAACACAGCCTTCCAAG GCAAGCTGATGAGCGTACAACTGTCCACCAGTCGCCTGCGCACGGTCCCGGGAATGGGAGCTCAAACCGGCTGCTATGTCTGTGGGAAACAGGGTCACTGGTCGAAAGACTGCCCTAACGGTGGTCAGAATGGCGGTAGCTACGGTGACCGCGATGACCGACCCGGGGTGGCCCAATGA
- the LOC106608593 gene encoding RNA-binding protein 4.1 isoform X2: MVKIFIGNLASGTTQDELRTLFSEYGKISECDIVKNFGFVHMKDKAEAEEAIKNLHHYELNGAQMNVEMSRGRPKSTTKLHVSNIPEGCTNEELKTKFEAYGPVVEADIVKDYAFVHMESVDDAMEAISGLDNTAFQGVYEMPDFSFATIPPPSCMVPSSCAANKPFATRNVVTRTEIGVCIFLAPVLADE; this comes from the exons ATGGTGAAAATCTTCATAGGCAATCTCGCCTCCGGCACCACGCAGGACGAGCTACGCACTCTCTTCTCCGAGTATGGAAAGATATCTGAGTGTGATATTGTCAAGAACTTTGGCTTTGTGCACATGAAGGACAAAGCCGAAGCGGAGGAGGCCATCAAGAACCTCCACCACTATGAGCTAAACGGGGCACAGATGAACGTGGAGATGAGCCGCGGCAGACCAAAGTCAACCACCAAGCTGCATGTCAGTAACATCCCAGAGGGTTGCACCAATGAGGAGCTGAAGACCAAGTTTGAGGCTTACGGCCCTGTAGTTGAGGCTGACATAGTGAAGGACTACGCCTTTGTCCACATGGAGTCTGTGGATGATGCCATGGAGGCCATCAGTGGGCTGGACAACACAGCCTTCCAAG GTGTGTATGAAATGCCGGACTTTTCCTTTGCTACCATTCCTCCTCCCAGCTGCATGGTTCCATCGAGCTGTGCCGCAAACAAACCTTTCGCGACTCGGAATGTGGTGACGCGGACGGAAATTGGCGTGTGCATCTTCCTGGCACCGGTGCTGGCAGACGAATAA